The Pseudomonas fluorescens genome segment CTCACGGCCGATGATCAACATGAAACGCTTGAAGATCGCATCGCCGTTGGCGCCGATCTGCACATGTTTGCCGTCGGCGCTGGTGTGGATCGAGGAGGGCGTGATGCCCGGCATGATGTTGCCGGTGCGCTCGCGAATGAAGCCGAACACATCGAACTCCGGCACCATGCTTTCCATCATGGCGAAGATCGCTTCGTACAGTGCCACATCGACCACCTGGCCGAGGCCGCCGTTGACCTCGCGATGACGCAAAGCCATCAATGCGCCGATCACACCCCACAAAGCCGCAATCGAATCGCCGATGGAAATTCCGGTGCGCACCGGTGGCCGGTCCTCGAAACCAGTGATATAGCGCAGGCCGCCCATGGATTCGCCGACCGCGCCGAACCCAGGCTGATCCTTCATCGGCCCGGTCTGGCCGAACCCGGACAGGCGCACCATCACCAGTTTCGGATTCAGCGCATGCAGGGTTTCCCAACTCAGGCCGAGTTTTTCCAGCACGCCGGGGCGGAAGTTCTCGATCAGGATGTCGGCTTCACCCAGCAGTTTTTTCAGGATCGCCAGACCGTCGGGGTGTTTGAGGTTCAGCGTCAGGGACTTTTTGTTGCGCGCCTGGACGAACCACCACAACGAAGTGCCTTCATAGAGCTTGCGCCACTTGCGCAGCGGATCGCCGCCGTCCGGCGATTCGATCTTGATCACTTCGGCACCGAACTCGCCGCAAATGCGCGAGGCAAACGGCCCGGCAATCAAAGTACCCAATTCAATGACTTTCAGACCGCTGAGCGGTTTGTTGGCGAACGGCATGCGAGATCCTGTAGGACAAGGCTGAGCGGATACAGCGTTTTAACATAGCCGGCTGTCAGTCGCGTAAGGTTGATCGCCATCAATTCGTGGATTGCCTACAGCATCGGTTAGACTTGCCGACTTTCCTCGTATCAAGAAGCCCGTTCATGGCCCAGCCGTCCACTACCTACAAATTCGAACTGAACCTCACCGATCTCGACCGCAGCGTCTACGAGAACGTGAAGCAGACCATCGCCCGTCACCCTTCGGAAACCGAAGAGCGCATGACCGTACGCCTGTTGGCCTACGCGCTCTGGTACAACGAGCAACTGTCGTTCGGTCGTGGTCTGTCGGACGTGGACGAACCTGCGTTGTGGGAAAAGAGCCTGGACGACCGTGTCCTGCACTGGATCGAAGTCGGACAGCCTGACGCTGATCGTCTGACCTGGTGCTCCCGTCGCACCGAACGCACCAGCCTGCTGGCCTACGGCAGCCTGCGCGTCTGGGAAGGCAAGGTGATCCCGGCGATCAAAAACCTGAAGAACGTCAACATCGCCGCTGTTCCGCAGGAAGTGCTGGAAACCCTGGCCAAGGACATGCCCCGCGTCATCAAGTGGGACGTGATGATCAGCGAAGGCACGATCTTCGTCACCGACGACCGTGGCCAGCACGAAGTCCAGCTCACCTGGCTGCAAGGCGAGCGCGGTTAAGTCCGCGTTACTCCCGAAAAATCCCACGTATTCAAGAGAAGTTCCTGTCACCCCATGCGTATCGATCCTCGCCCGTTGCCTGCCACTCTGCCGTTTCTCGGTGACCTGCCACCGCTGCTGACCCGCCTGTACGCGGCGCGAGGCGTGCAGTCCGAGGCAGAGCTGGATAAGAGCCTGGCGCGGTTGATTCCGTTCCAGCAGCTCAAAGGGATCGATGCGGCGGTGGACCTGCTGGTGACGGCGCTGGAGCAGCGTCAGCGGATCCTGATTGTCGGTGACTTCGACGCCGATGGCGCGACGGCCAGCACCGTCGGCGTGCTCGGCTTGCGCCTGTTGGGCGCAGCGCACGTCGATTATCTGGTGCCTAACCGCTTCGAATACGGCTACGGTCTGACCCCGGAAATTGTCGAAGTCGCGATGACCCGCGAGCCGCAACTGTTGATCACCGTCGACAACGGTATTTCCAGCGTCGAAGGCGTTGCTGCAGCGAAACGTCACGGTTTGAAGGTCTTGATTACCGACCACCACTTGCCCGGCGATGAATTGCCGCAAGCCGATGCACTGGTCAATCCGAACCAGCCCGGTTGCGAGTTTCCGAGCAAGGCGCTGGCCGGGGTCGGGGTGATTTTCTATGTGTTGATGGCCTTGCGCGCACGCCTGCGCAGCCTCGGCTGGTACGAGAGCAAGCCTCAACCGAACATCGGCGAACTGCTGGATCTGGTGGCGCTGGGCAGCGTTGCCGACGTGGTGCCGCTGGATGCCAACAAC includes the following:
- a CDS encoding CaiB/BaiF CoA transferase family protein, whose protein sequence is MPFANKPLSGLKVIELGTLIAGPFASRICGEFGAEVIKIESPDGGDPLRKWRKLYEGTSLWWFVQARNKKSLTLNLKHPDGLAILKKLLGEADILIENFRPGVLEKLGLSWETLHALNPKLVMVRLSGFGQTGPMKDQPGFGAVGESMGGLRYITGFEDRPPVRTGISIGDSIAALWGVIGALMALRHREVNGGLGQVVDVALYEAIFAMMESMVPEFDVFGFIRERTGNIMPGITPSSIHTSADGKHVQIGANGDAIFKRFMLIIGREDLANDPTLASNDGRDTRRDELYGVIDRWVNSLPLQTVQDLLNQAEVPASRIFSAEDMFNDPQYLAREMFLHAKLPDGKPFKMPGIVPKLSETPGTSEWVGPQLGEHNAQVLHDLGYDEKQIARLREDGAI
- a CDS encoding YaeQ family protein, coding for MAQPSTTYKFELNLTDLDRSVYENVKQTIARHPSETEERMTVRLLAYALWYNEQLSFGRGLSDVDEPALWEKSLDDRVLHWIEVGQPDADRLTWCSRRTERTSLLAYGSLRVWEGKVIPAIKNLKNVNIAAVPQEVLETLAKDMPRVIKWDVMISEGTIFVTDDRGQHEVQLTWLQGERG